One Streptomyces spororaveus genomic window, CCGAGGTGGGGCCCGGCGCGCTGGATCACGCGGCGGTGGACGCCGACGGCTTCGAGCACACGATCGCCGCGCTGTGCGCCCGGGACGGCTGCCTCCAGGTGGAAGTCGTGGGCGGGGCGGGCGACTTGGGCGCCGACGTGATCGCCACGACGGCGGACGGCCTGCGCGTCGTCGTCCAGTGCAAGCACTACGGCGAGGGCAACCGGGTCGGCTCGCAGGACCTGCAGCGCTTCGGCGGTACCTGTTTCGCCGTCCACGAGGCCGATGTGGCCGTGGTGGTGACCACCAGCTCCTTCACCGCTCCGGCCCAGGAGTACGCCGCCACGTGCGGCATCGTCTGCGTCGACGCCGACGACCTGGCCGCGTGGACGGAGTCGCGCATGCCTCCTCCCTGGGAGACCGCCGCCCCCGAACCGGCTCAGCCGCACCCCCCTTCGGACGGGTGAGGTCCTCCCGCGGACGCGGGTAGCGCACCGGGCGGCGGTACCGGCGGGCTTCGGCCGGACAGGGAACGTACCGGAGCGTGTTCCCGTTCACCGGGGAACCCCGCCCGCCCGGGATGACCCGGCACGGTGAACCGGCGGGGCGGCGCGACGCCGGAGCGCGCACGCTGCCGATCGCCGGGGTTGCATGGAGAAGCGGGGTCGGTGCGCTGCGGCTGCGGATGTCGAGAACGCGTCACCGGCTCCGTCCCCGGGGCATCAGCGGCCACCACCACCGGCTGCACGAGGAAGAAGGAGGAAGCAGCATGGCGATTCAGCGGATGGACAACGTCGGCATCGTCGTCGGGGACTTGGACGCCGCCGTCGCGTTCTTCGTGGAACTCGGCATGGAGCTGGAGGGCAGGGCGCAGGTCGAGGGCCCCGTCGCCGACCGGTGCACCGGGCTCGACGGCGTCCGCTGTGACATCGCGATGGTCCGGACCCCGGACGGTCTCAGCCGGATCGAGCTCGCGAAGTACCGCAGCCCCGCGGCGGTCAGCGCCGGGCCGCGCAACCGGCCGCACAACATTCTGGGCACGCACCGCGTCATGTTCGCCGTCGACGACATCGAGGACACCGTTGCCCGCCTGCGCCCTCACGGCGCCGAACTCGTCGGCGAGATGGCCCGGTTCGAGGACAGCTATCTGCTCTGCTACGTCCGCGGCCCCGAGGGCATCATCGTCGGACTGGCCGAGCAACTGGGCTGACGCCGGAGAGGGAGGGACCGACCCGAGC contains:
- a CDS encoding VOC family protein, which produces MAIQRMDNVGIVVGDLDAAVAFFVELGMELEGRAQVEGPVADRCTGLDGVRCDIAMVRTPDGLSRIELAKYRSPAAVSAGPRNRPHNILGTHRVMFAVDDIEDTVARLRPHGAELVGEMARFEDSYLLCYVRGPEGIIVGLAEQLG
- a CDS encoding restriction endonuclease, with the protein product MGRDVVLAVGLVGICLGGLAVFVRTAAGAGAGGGIPVTPIVTVIVLVAGVALARWGLAPVRRRAPACPGTAYPATAYPQGPAYPPSADPPAVTSLLVAPAAAGPAAVAADVPEVGPGALDHAAVDADGFEHTIAALCARDGCLQVEVVGGAGDLGADVIATTADGLRVVVQCKHYGEGNRVGSQDLQRFGGTCFAVHEADVAVVVTTSSFTAPAQEYAATCGIVCVDADDLAAWTESRMPPPWETAAPEPAQPHPPSDG